A genomic window from Methanoculleus sp. SDB includes:
- a CDS encoding phosphoribosyltransferase has protein sequence MLPDSFPCDLISWDSSYHLAKKLAARIRESGYRPDLVIAIGRGGFVPARVVCDFLLHEKLTSIKIEHWGSAAQIKEKAMVMFPLSIDVRGLRLLVVDDVTDTGETLDAAVRYLDSCNPGEIRTAVLQHKDTSAFIPDFFAERVCEWRWIIYPWAAYEDVSGFAGRVLSSVPLSDADVRRALLARFGIAVSDGDLGAILSDMIESGKAERTEAGCRRPDPPSA, from the coding sequence ATGCTGCCCGACTCGTTTCCGTGCGATCTGATTTCCTGGGACTCCTCGTATCATCTTGCAAAAAAACTTGCCGCCCGTATCAGGGAGTCAGGATACCGTCCTGATCTGGTGATTGCCATCGGCCGTGGCGGTTTCGTCCCCGCCCGGGTCGTATGCGATTTTCTGCTCCATGAAAAGCTGACCAGCATAAAAATTGAGCACTGGGGGAGTGCCGCACAGATAAAGGAGAAGGCGATGGTCATGTTTCCACTCTCCATCGATGTGCGGGGCTTGCGGCTGCTTGTCGTCGATGATGTGACCGATACGGGGGAGACGCTGGACGCAGCCGTCCGGTACCTGGACTCCTGTAATCCCGGCGAAATCCGCACCGCCGTGCTTCAGCACAAGGACACATCGGCATTTATTCCTGATTTTTTTGCGGAACGGGTGTGCGAGTGGCGGTGGATCATCTACCCCTGGGCGGCATACGAGGATGTAAGCGGATTTGCCGGGCGGGTGCTCTCTTCCGTTCCCCTGTCTGATGCGGACGTTCGGAGAGCCCTGCTTGCACGCTTCGGCATTGCCGTCAGCGACGGTGATCTGGGGGCGATTCTGTCTGACATGATCGAATCCGGCAAAGCGGAACGGACAGAAGCGGGATGCCGGCGACCGGACCCCCCTTCGGCCTGA
- a CDS encoding histidine kinase yields MTAHPLTEIRELLRKFPKGLSISEIARMLGQHRNTTAKYLDILQLRGDVDRKQIGTAKNYFPAHRMAVSSLLDFTPFPVVILNRRTEVVMVNAAALALFGCPLDVLYGEPAADLPVPLFKDRRLAEMYHDTIYGTKGTVRLQAVLAGAQCDLLVHLIPVVFDTGREGCALILQNETPEHDMAERAARWQKRYEALVADTTEWIIHLRPDMTISHAGDAFCRRAGKTHEELTGFRFTPVLSPADRMRLREALAAVTPETPVQTLEVRTIRSDGEVCREEWIFRGIFTGSSTPAEYHCIGRDTTAVRQMEAELTRYRADLESLVSERIQEMQEANMNLLQVIAEKDEVERELTFTRFAFNHASDSILIFDRDGAVYRANMTAGELLGYTPAEFQETTVFSINPSLSRAAWDRMWRDAVPGRKERTRSVHRKKDGRIFPVEVSRTFVGFGEKMYFCSIAREISTE; encoded by the coding sequence ATGACAGCGCATCCCCTCACAGAAATCAGGGAGCTGCTCCGGAAATTCCCGAAGGGGCTGAGCATTTCAGAAATCGCCCGGATGCTCGGCCAGCATCGCAACACCACAGCAAAATACCTCGACATCCTGCAACTCCGCGGGGACGTGGACCGGAAGCAGATCGGGACCGCGAAGAACTATTTCCCTGCCCACCGGATGGCAGTATCGTCCCTGCTTGACTTCACGCCGTTTCCGGTCGTCATCCTGAACAGGAGGACCGAAGTGGTGATGGTCAATGCCGCCGCCCTTGCCCTCTTCGGCTGTCCGCTCGATGTCCTCTATGGCGAACCTGCCGCCGACCTCCCCGTCCCGCTCTTTAAGGACAGGCGCCTCGCGGAAATGTACCACGACACCATCTACGGGACGAAGGGGACGGTCCGGCTGCAGGCCGTGCTCGCGGGAGCACAGTGCGATCTGCTTGTCCATCTCATTCCGGTCGTCTTCGATACGGGACGGGAGGGCTGCGCCCTCATCCTTCAGAACGAGACCCCCGAGCACGATATGGCGGAGCGGGCGGCACGGTGGCAGAAGCGGTACGAGGCGCTCGTTGCCGACACGACCGAGTGGATTATCCACCTCCGCCCCGACATGACAATCTCCCATGCTGGCGACGCATTCTGCAGGCGGGCCGGCAAGACGCATGAAGAACTCACCGGGTTTCGGTTTACCCCGGTACTATCTCCCGCCGACCGGATGCGTCTGCGGGAGGCCCTTGCCGCAGTCACGCCGGAAACTCCCGTGCAGACCCTCGAGGTGAGAACCATACGGAGCGACGGCGAGGTCTGCCGCGAAGAGTGGATCTTCCGGGGTATTTTCACGGGGAGCAGCACCCCTGCCGAATATCATTGCATCGGGCGGGACACGACCGCCGTCCGCCAGATGGAAGCGGAGCTTACCCGGTACCGGGCAGATCTCGAATCCCTCGTGAGCGAGCGGATACAGGAGATGCAGGAGGCAAACATGAACCTCCTGCAGGTCATTGCAGAGAAGGATGAGGTGGAGCGTGAGCTTACCTTTACCCGGTTCGCATTCAACCATGCATCCGATTCGATCCTCATCTTCGATCGTGACGGAGCGGTGTACAGGGCGAACATGACTGCCGGCGAACTGCTCGGGTACACACCGGCGGAGTTTCAGGAGACAACCGTTTTTTCAATCAATCCTTCACTGTCTCGGGCCGCGTGGGATCGCATGTGGAGGGACGCCGTGCCCGGCAGAAAAGAACGGACCCGGTCAGTACACCGAAAGAAGGATGGGCGCATCTTTCCCGTGGAGGTGTCGCGCACCTTCGTCGGATTCGGAGAAAAGATGTATTTTTGTTCGATTGCACGGGAAATTTCCACGGAATAG
- a CDS encoding 3-hydroxypropionyl-CoA synthetase, producing MAESFDVKLEDTEYTPDSSYRKESWIGDYQTAYQRFLDDPETFWADIAGELEWFRPWDRVKDWKHPYAQWFVNGKLNITYNCLDRHVNSANRNKVALIWRGEEDGDERLLTYRQLYRAVLRFGNALKKLGVKKGDTICLYMPLVPEQVIAILACARIGAVHSIVYGGFGASALNARIRDAKAKIVITADVGNRRGKRVPLKSIVDEAVVNAPSVERIIVLRRTKPQLELYSEMELDFHEIMEDVEPVCEPEVMDSEDPLFILYTSGTTGPPKGILHTCGGYMVGTYYTTKYVFDLKEHDVHWCTADPGWITGHSYIVYGPLAAGATVLITESVLDYPDPGVWWRIIEDFGVTIFYTAPTAIRMFMKFGDEWPSRHNLDSLRIIGSVGEPLNPEAFEWYYRMIGKSACPVIDTWWQTETGMVMVTTLVGETMKPGFAGKPIPGVVADVVDKEGNPVPPKIGGLLVIKEPWPAMMRTVHNNDERYREYWNTINTYYTAGDLAVKDEEGYIMVLGRADDIIIVAGHNLGTAEVESALVSHEAVAEAAVIGKPDVVKGQAVKAFVILKLGYSPSEKLKSDLTYHVRMSLGPIAMPSEIDFVPSLPKTRSGKIMRRVLKAQEMGFDPGDISTLEE from the coding sequence ATGGCCGAATCGTTTGATGTGAAACTGGAAGACACCGAATACACTCCCGACTCCTCGTACCGGAAAGAATCCTGGATCGGGGATTACCAGACTGCATATCAGCGGTTTCTGGACGATCCCGAAACTTTCTGGGCTGACATCGCCGGAGAACTGGAGTGGTTCCGCCCCTGGGATCGCGTGAAGGACTGGAAGCACCCCTACGCACAGTGGTTCGTAAACGGAAAGCTCAATATCACCTACAACTGCCTCGACCGGCATGTCAACAGCGCGAACCGGAACAAGGTGGCCCTCATCTGGCGCGGTGAGGAGGATGGCGACGAACGGCTCCTTACCTACCGGCAGTTGTACCGTGCGGTGCTGCGCTTCGGAAACGCCCTGAAAAAGCTCGGTGTGAAGAAAGGAGATACGATCTGCCTCTATATGCCGCTTGTTCCGGAGCAGGTCATCGCCATCCTTGCCTGTGCCCGCATCGGTGCGGTGCACAGCATCGTCTACGGGGGCTTCGGGGCCTCGGCGCTCAATGCCCGGATCCGTGATGCCAAGGCAAAGATCGTGATCACCGCAGATGTCGGCAACCGGCGCGGAAAGAGGGTCCCCCTGAAATCGATCGTGGATGAGGCGGTGGTGAATGCGCCGTCGGTCGAGCGCATTATCGTCCTCCGGCGGACGAAACCGCAACTCGAGCTGTACTCGGAGATGGAACTCGATTTCCATGAAATTATGGAAGATGTCGAACCGGTCTGCGAACCTGAGGTCATGGATTCCGAGGATCCCCTGTTCATCCTGTACACCAGCGGCACGACGGGTCCTCCGAAGGGCATCCTGCATACATGCGGCGGCTACATGGTCGGGACATATTATACGACAAAATACGTATTCGACCTCAAGGAGCACGACGTGCACTGGTGTACGGCGGATCCCGGATGGATCACCGGCCACAGTTACATCGTTTACGGGCCTCTCGCGGCCGGTGCGACCGTGCTTATCACCGAGTCCGTCCTGGACTATCCCGATCCGGGTGTCTGGTGGCGCATCATCGAGGATTTCGGCGTGACCATCTTCTACACGGCGCCGACCGCGATCCGGATGTTCATGAAATTCGGTGATGAGTGGCCGTCCCGGCACAACCTCGATTCGCTCCGCATCATCGGTTCGGTCGGCGAACCGCTCAATCCCGAGGCGTTCGAGTGGTACTACCGCATGATCGGTAAATCCGCCTGTCCGGTGATTGACACATGGTGGCAGACCGAGACGGGCATGGTGATGGTGACGACGCTCGTCGGCGAGACGATGAAGCCCGGGTTCGCGGGAAAACCCATTCCCGGTGTTGTCGCGGATGTCGTCGACAAAGAGGGCAATCCCGTGCCCCCGAAAATCGGAGGGCTTCTCGTGATCAAGGAACCATGGCCCGCCATGATGCGGACCGTCCACAACAACGACGAGCGGTACCGGGAGTACTGGAACACTATCAACACCTACTATACTGCCGGTGATCTGGCCGTGAAAGACGAAGAAGGCTACATCATGGTGCTCGGGAGGGCGGACGACATCATCATCGTCGCGGGCCATAACCTCGGCACGGCTGAAGTCGAAAGCGCCCTCGTCTCCCATGAAGCGGTCGCGGAGGCGGCGGTCATCGGCAAGCCCGACGTCGTGAAAGGTCAGGCGGTCAAGGCGTTCGTCATCCTGAAACTGGGATACTCGCCCTCGGAAAAACTCAAATCCGACCTCACGTACCACGTTCGGATGAGTCTCGGGCCGATTGCCATGCCCTCGGAAATAGACTTCGTACCGTCGCTCCCGAAAACACGAAGCGGGAAGATCATGCGGCGGGTCCTGAAAGCGCAGGAGATGGGCTTCGATCCCGGGGATATCTCCACGCTCGAGGAGTAA
- a CDS encoding iron-sulfur protein, which translates to MKVIGINASPRGVASNTGKLVEAVLEGAREAGAEVEFVDLCALQIDYCDACGACYATGECPHIDDMADMLDRLAGADGIVLGSPNYINSVTAQMKTFFDRLADGIHCQLLTGKYGCSVCTAGGSRAEEVTTYMNETLFLMGATIVGGLGELMLGQPDVPDDTVAEARKLGGILTGAIRTNRKDTEQETAREAMREHFRQLVTSRKDEWAHDYEHWSGMGWL; encoded by the coding sequence ATGAAGGTTATAGGAATAAATGCGAGCCCGCGGGGCGTTGCGAGCAACACGGGAAAACTGGTGGAAGCGGTTCTTGAAGGTGCCCGGGAGGCGGGGGCTGAGGTGGAGTTCGTGGATCTCTGTGCCCTGCAGATCGACTACTGCGACGCATGCGGAGCATGCTATGCAACGGGTGAATGCCCGCATATCGACGATATGGCAGATATGCTGGATCGTCTTGCCGGGGCGGACGGCATCGTGCTGGGGTCCCCCAACTATATCAACTCGGTAACGGCCCAGATGAAGACATTTTTCGATCGGCTCGCGGATGGCATTCACTGCCAGCTGCTGACGGGAAAATACGGCTGTTCAGTCTGCACTGCAGGCGGATCCCGTGCCGAAGAGGTCACCACGTACATGAACGAGACGCTCTTCCTGATGGGTGCCACGATTGTCGGCGGTCTCGGTGAGCTCATGCTGGGGCAGCCCGATGTACCCGACGATACGGTTGCCGAGGCACGGAAGCTCGGCGGCATACTTACCGGGGCGATCCGGACGAACCGGAAAGATACCGAGCAGGAGACGGCCCGCGAAGCCATGCGCGAGCATTTCCGGCAGCTTGTCACGTCCCGGAAGGACGAGTGGGCGCATGATTACGAACACTGGAGCGGGATGGGCTGGCTCTGA
- a CDS encoding DNA-binding protein: MQYAEGRAGRVFVLRIDDGEDMLEVLGDFLVETGVSAAVIQIIGALRGGMMVTGPREPVLPPVPMREEIAGGSELLGFGTVYPGVQGPAIHLHAATGRGRETRTGCIRETARTYLVVEAIITELVGINAVRELDERTGVTLPVFCEEKVL; encoded by the coding sequence ATGCAGTATGCAGAGGGCAGGGCAGGCAGGGTGTTTGTCCTGAGAATCGACGACGGAGAGGATATGCTTGAAGTGCTCGGCGATTTCCTTGTCGAAACAGGGGTATCTGCGGCCGTCATCCAGATCATCGGTGCGCTCCGGGGGGGTATGATGGTCACCGGCCCGCGCGAGCCGGTTCTGCCTCCCGTACCGATGCGGGAAGAGATAGCCGGCGGTTCGGAACTGCTCGGATTCGGAACTGTATACCCCGGCGTGCAGGGGCCGGCCATTCACCTCCACGCCGCAACCGGACGGGGCAGGGAGACCCGGACCGGGTGCATCAGAGAAACGGCACGCACCTATCTCGTGGTGGAGGCGATCATCACCGAACTTGTGGGAATCAACGCCGTCCGCGAACTCGACGAACGGACGGGCGTCACCCTTCCGGTCTTCTGCGAAGAAAAGGTGTTGTAA